One region of Mucilaginibacter gotjawali genomic DNA includes:
- a CDS encoding lipopolysaccharide biosynthesis protein yields the protein MQFLKKLVNKHTLSLASNAVMPVVSMVTVSLLARNLTERDLGYWILFLITFTIANFFRSGFLQTSLVKFYSGASEERATTVVGSAWFMGLILTTALAVISFLTYLLGSNPSLEITVKWFAIIFFSTLPSSIALWVLQAEERFDRIFFLQLIHPATFFLSIVGLILIHHTSFQYVIYAYCISAMLTSIISIITGWAKVASIRHKSTECVKELVNFGKYSVGTSISSYLLRGSDTFIIKYMFVDPSFVAIYYLPQRLMEVIEIPLRSFIATALPAMSAAVQRNEKSHMTYIMKKYAGILTILLIPVSIVTFICADFIIEIIGGHKFVPTEAASVFRIFLCFAVLLPVDRFFGITLDILNKPHLNLVKVVLMLVVNIAGDFIGIYFTHSLYGVALASIASFIVGVIYGYWVLKKNLNFKIGDILYLGFTETKLLASTLISRIRGGNN from the coding sequence ATGCAATTTTTAAAAAAACTAGTTAACAAACATACCCTTTCGCTCGCCAGTAACGCGGTAATGCCGGTTGTAAGTATGGTAACTGTTTCCTTACTTGCGCGCAACTTAACGGAACGGGACCTTGGCTATTGGATACTCTTTCTGATAACATTTACGATAGCCAATTTTTTCAGAAGCGGCTTCCTGCAAACCTCCCTGGTAAAATTTTACTCCGGCGCAAGCGAAGAACGGGCAACAACGGTAGTAGGCTCAGCCTGGTTTATGGGGTTGATACTCACTACTGCTTTGGCTGTGATAAGTTTCCTTACATATTTATTGGGGTCAAATCCATCCCTGGAGATCACCGTTAAATGGTTTGCCATCATTTTTTTCAGCACCCTGCCATCAAGTATAGCCTTATGGGTTTTACAGGCCGAGGAACGTTTTGACCGGATCTTTTTTCTCCAGTTAATCCATCCCGCTACTTTTTTTCTGTCAATTGTCGGGTTAATACTTATTCATCATACTTCTTTCCAATATGTAATTTATGCGTATTGCATTTCGGCAATGTTAACCAGCATAATTTCCATAATTACAGGCTGGGCAAAGGTGGCTTCCATCCGTCATAAAAGTACCGAATGCGTAAAAGAACTGGTAAATTTTGGTAAATATAGTGTTGGCACCTCCATTAGTTCCTACCTGCTGCGTGGATCAGACACTTTTATCATAAAGTACATGTTTGTCGACCCTTCCTTTGTAGCTATATACTATCTTCCGCAAAGGTTAATGGAAGTTATAGAAATTCCCTTAAGAAGCTTTATTGCCACCGCTCTGCCTGCCATGTCGGCAGCGGTACAGCGGAATGAAAAATCGCACATGACCTATATCATGAAAAAGTATGCAGGGATATTAACTATTTTGCTGATCCCCGTTTCAATCGTTACCTTTATTTGTGCTGATTTCATCATTGAAATAATTGGGGGCCATAAATTTGTGCCCACGGAGGCAGCAAGTGTCTTTCGGATCTTTTTATGCTTTGCGGTTCTGTTGCCCGTCGATCGTTTTTTTGGAATAACGCTTGATATACTTAACAAACCTCATTTAAATTTGGTTAAGGTTGTATTAATGCTTGTGGTAAACATAGCAGGAGACTTTATAGGTATTTATTTTACCCACAGCCTTTATGGCGTTGCGCTTGCCTCTATCGCTTCTTTTATAGTTGGGGTAATTTATGGCTATTGGGTATTGAAAAAGAATTTGAACTTTAAAATAGGGGATATATTATATCTTGGATTTACTGAAACTAAATTATTGGCTTCAACCCTTATTTCGCGTATCAGGGGCGGAAATAATTAA
- a CDS encoding glycosyltransferase, whose translation MSLKDQNIVIFSQMQFDSALESTNYTMAKHLAKDNKVYYVDRPYTWFDYIKFRNTKGFQTRKAHFFSADNSLIDTDIPNLKIVISPPVPSINMLPEGKIYRMLVKINEKIVGNRLNKVIKKLDISNYIYINSYNVAFPALHKLLKPDLTVYHCVDPLIEPYQTRHGIISEDILVKDVDMVISTSKELSRQKGLLNKNSYFIPNAANISQSQKALDPGLKIAGVLDGITKPIIGYFGNIERRIDYQMVKELTVMNPDKSFVFIGPVDSYYIKESDFEGKNLYLKGAVSYELMPAVLKGFDVAIIPFKKDEVSSHIFPLKLFEYLGSGRPVVSTDFNPDLKDFTGDTVWYCANAAEFTEALNVSLKDTPALQKKRLAVAADNTWEHRILEIEALLELNLKKKLGQTIVFA comes from the coding sequence ATGAGCCTCAAGGATCAAAATATAGTTATCTTTTCGCAGATGCAGTTCGACAGCGCCCTGGAGTCAACCAACTATACTATGGCGAAGCATCTGGCAAAAGACAATAAAGTATACTATGTAGACCGGCCTTATACCTGGTTTGATTATATAAAATTCAGAAACACGAAAGGTTTTCAAACAAGAAAAGCACACTTTTTTTCAGCAGACAATAGCCTTATTGATACCGATATTCCCAACCTAAAAATCGTTATCAGCCCGCCGGTGCCCTCCATTAACATGCTCCCCGAGGGAAAAATATACCGTATGCTGGTAAAAATCAATGAGAAAATTGTTGGCAACAGGTTAAACAAGGTGATCAAAAAGCTGGATATCAGCAACTATATTTATATCAACTCCTATAATGTTGCCTTTCCGGCGCTTCATAAATTGCTAAAGCCGGACTTAACGGTTTATCATTGCGTTGACCCATTGATAGAGCCTTATCAAACCCGCCACGGCATTATTTCTGAGGATATTTTGGTGAAAGATGTGGATATGGTAATCTCCACCAGCAAAGAGCTTAGCCGTCAAAAAGGCTTACTTAATAAAAATTCCTATTTCATTCCAAATGCTGCCAATATCAGCCAGAGCCAGAAAGCACTCGATCCAGGCTTAAAAATTGCTGGGGTGTTAGACGGTATAACAAAACCAATTATCGGCTATTTTGGCAATATCGAACGGCGCATTGACTATCAAATGGTTAAAGAACTAACGGTGATGAACCCGGATAAGAGCTTTGTATTTATCGGCCCAGTTGACAGCTATTATATTAAAGAGAGTGATTTTGAAGGTAAAAACCTGTATTTAAAAGGAGCTGTATCTTACGAATTGATGCCGGCAGTTTTAAAAGGGTTTGATGTTGCTATTATTCCTTTTAAAAAAGATGAGGTAAGCAGCCATATTTTCCCGTTGAAGCTTTTTGAATACCTTGGGTCGGGCAGACCTGTGGTTTCCACAGATTTCAATCCCGACCTGAAAGATTTTACCGGTGATACTGTATGGTATTGTGCAAACGCTGCGGAGTTTACAGAAGCTTTAAATGTCTCATTAAAAGACACCCCTGCCTTACAGAAGAAAAGGCTGGCAGTAGCCGCCGATAACACCTGGGAGCACCGGATATTGGAAATTGAAGCCTTATTGGAGTTAAATCTTAAAAAAAAATTGGGCCAAACCATTGTTTTTGCATAA
- a CDS encoding glycosyltransferase, with the protein MDIIKFIISILTSLVFVYLGFYSLYLFVFSLAGKLFPVKNPPVSSNLAKFVIYICSYKEDEIILNSAANALTIDYPKDKFHICVIADSLKPETVEALKKMPLQVVEVIFETSTKSKALHKGIENTADGFDAAVVFDIDNIAAPDFLYQINNYLQAGNRVVQGHRTAKNTNTPIAILDAISEEVNNHIFRKSQRVFNLSAAIIGSGMALEYSLFKNVMMQIDAVGGFDKEMGLLLTRNRISVAYADKAVIYDEKVSNPEVFKKQRRRWLSAQFNLFRVYGWSGITELFKHGNFDYLNEIYQTAILPRVLMLGLMPMMLLFSILTPGMGPGWQLWLAATACCYLAILIAVPSSFVNNKLLGAVLRLPLIFFTMVLLLFKLKGANKKFIHTPHIHNAE; encoded by the coding sequence ATGGATATTATTAAGTTTATTATTTCAATATTAACAAGTCTGGTCTTTGTTTACCTGGGCTTTTACAGCCTCTACTTATTTGTTTTCTCGCTGGCGGGCAAACTTTTTCCAGTCAAAAACCCTCCTGTAAGCAGTAATCTTGCGAAGTTTGTCATCTATATATGCTCCTATAAAGAAGATGAGATCATTTTAAACTCTGCCGCAAACGCGCTTACGATCGATTATCCTAAGGATAAATTTCATATCTGCGTAATTGCCGATTCGCTAAAGCCCGAAACTGTTGAAGCACTAAAAAAAATGCCTTTACAGGTAGTTGAGGTTATTTTTGAAACCAGCACAAAATCAAAAGCCTTACACAAGGGGATTGAAAACACAGCAGATGGTTTTGATGCCGCAGTTGTATTTGATATTGACAATATAGCGGCGCCTGATTTTTTATACCAAATAAACAACTATTTACAGGCAGGCAATAGAGTAGTGCAGGGCCATCGCACCGCAAAAAACACCAATACCCCCATCGCTATACTGGATGCCATCAGCGAAGAAGTTAACAACCATATCTTCCGTAAATCGCAAAGGGTTTTTAATCTTTCAGCGGCTATTATTGGTTCGGGGATGGCTTTGGAATATAGCCTATTTAAAAATGTGATGATGCAGATTGACGCAGTTGGTGGTTTCGACAAAGAAATGGGCCTGCTGTTGACAAGAAACAGGATCAGCGTAGCCTATGCGGATAAAGCGGTGATATACGATGAAAAAGTAAGCAACCCCGAAGTATTTAAAAAACAAAGACGCAGATGGCTTTCGGCCCAGTTTAACCTGTTTAGGGTATATGGCTGGAGTGGTATAACTGAGCTTTTTAAACATGGTAATTTTGATTATTTAAACGAGATCTATCAAACCGCCATTTTACCCCGTGTATTAATGCTGGGTTTAATGCCGATGATGTTGCTTTTTTCGATATTAACACCGGGGATGGGCCCGGGATGGCAATTGTGGTTAGCCGCAACCGCTTGCTGTTATTTGGCCATTTTAATAGCAGTGCCTTCAAGTTTTGTTAATAATAAGCTATTGGGGGCTGTTTTACGCCTGCCCTTAATATTTTTTACGATGGTATTGCTGTTGTTTAAATTAAAGGGAGCAAATAAAAAATTTATTCATACACCTCATATCCATAATGCCGAATAA
- a CDS encoding non-ribosomal peptide synthetase: MMEFNDQENMSSQVQMENKNSLNDTLMDYPKEKSLPYFLNKCARQYAGKTALKFHERSLTYKNLYENSNKLARLLIDHQIKTGDVVGLALDRSPEMIISLLAILKSGAAYVPLDPEYPKDRIEFMLEDSSAKVLLTSKKYQNHFSSAAKEILIEDALDQLNNYSAEEPEVDFSTDELAYILYTSGSTGKPKGVQIRHYNLVNFLLSMQKEPGMTADDKILAVTTISFDIAGLELYLPLICGAELILSNSDTSKDGRLLFDLVRDQEVTFMQATPYTWRMMLEAGWEELLPIKILCGGEALPKDLVNKLTARSSALWNMYGPTETTIWSTVKLIETDENITIGKPIANTQVYIADEKLNNLPDGEIGELLIGGEGVAKGYLNRPDLTAEKFIHDPFSGIPGNMLYRTGDLGKINANGEIQCLGRIDHQVKVRGYRIELEEIEHALIKQDNVKEAVVIAREDTPGDPRLVGYVVLAAGNEGATPALLTGPWQEALMTVLPEYMVPDDFVLLEAIPITPNGKTDRKALPKPDYNQISRSGEYVAPRTDVEKQLAEIWQELMGLEKISIFDNFFALGGRSLVAVQIMARIEKVTGKRLPLATLFEHSTIEKLALRLNVDAKSITWESLVPIKPKGSKMPLYIVHGAGLNVLLFNALAMNMDEEQPVYGLQAKGLNGIDEPLDVMEDIAGNYIAEIIAQNPTGPYALAGYSLGGTIAYEMAHQLTQMGKEVKMLAVFDTYAKQTDIYDPAFKRTVNRIWLFIMKFLYSFVLFAQDPKRTFEYKTTVIKRRIIRLFWKLSGKEEKREGFFAYDNEIDEASAKAKRNYLQKPLDIKVDLFRALKRTFYMSDFKYLGWREFALKGVNVHDIPGEHNTIFAPPNDKEFAVVLQQCLDRVSESKS; the protein is encoded by the coding sequence ATGATGGAATTCAATGATCAAGAGAATATGAGCAGCCAGGTACAGATGGAAAATAAGAATAGCTTGAACGATACCCTGATGGATTACCCTAAAGAAAAAAGCCTCCCTTATTTTCTGAATAAATGCGCACGACAGTATGCCGGTAAAACTGCCTTAAAATTTCATGAACGCAGTTTAACCTATAAAAACCTGTACGAAAATTCAAACAAACTTGCCCGCCTGTTAATTGATCATCAAATAAAAACGGGGGACGTAGTCGGCCTTGCGCTTGACCGTTCGCCGGAAATGATCATTTCGCTGCTGGCGATATTGAAATCAGGCGCTGCCTATGTTCCGCTTGACCCTGAATATCCAAAAGACAGGATCGAATTTATGCTGGAGGATTCGTCAGCAAAAGTATTGCTGACTTCAAAAAAATATCAAAATCATTTTTCCTCCGCTGCTAAGGAGATATTAATTGAGGATGCCCTGGATCAATTGAATAACTACAGCGCCGAAGAGCCTGAGGTTGATTTCAGCACCGATGAACTGGCCTACATCCTGTATACATCCGGATCAACCGGGAAACCAAAGGGAGTACAAATACGACATTATAACCTGGTTAATTTTTTGCTGAGCATGCAAAAAGAACCGGGAATGACCGCTGACGACAAAATACTGGCAGTTACTACCATTTCATTTGACATTGCCGGTCTTGAACTTTACCTGCCACTGATCTGCGGTGCGGAACTCATTTTGTCAAATTCAGATACCTCAAAAGATGGCCGTTTACTGTTTGACCTTGTACGGGACCAGGAGGTTACATTCATGCAGGCTACCCCTTATACCTGGCGCATGATGCTGGAAGCAGGCTGGGAGGAATTGCTGCCCATAAAAATTTTATGCGGCGGCGAAGCGTTGCCGAAAGATTTGGTGAATAAGCTTACGGCGCGCAGCAGCGCGTTGTGGAACATGTACGGCCCGACAGAAACCACCATTTGGAGTACTGTAAAACTAATTGAGACTGACGAGAACATAACAATTGGCAAGCCGATAGCCAACACACAGGTTTATATTGCAGATGAAAAATTAAATAACCTGCCCGATGGTGAAATTGGCGAATTACTTATCGGCGGCGAAGGTGTTGCCAAAGGCTACCTTAACAGGCCCGACCTGACCGCTGAAAAATTTATTCACGACCCTTTCTCGGGGATTCCGGGAAACATGCTTTACCGTACAGGCGACCTCGGGAAGATTAACGCAAACGGCGAAATACAATGTCTTGGCAGGATCGACCACCAGGTGAAGGTGCGCGGCTACCGTATTGAGCTGGAAGAAATTGAGCACGCCCTTATAAAACAGGATAATGTTAAGGAAGCAGTTGTAATAGCGCGGGAAGACACACCCGGCGACCCGCGTTTGGTGGGCTACGTAGTGCTGGCTGCCGGCAACGAGGGCGCAACACCTGCATTGCTTACCGGGCCATGGCAGGAAGCATTAATGACCGTGCTGCCTGAATATATGGTTCCGGATGATTTTGTTTTACTTGAGGCTATCCCTATTACGCCAAACGGAAAAACCGACCGGAAAGCATTACCGAAACCTGATTATAATCAAATAAGCCGCTCGGGCGAATACGTTGCCCCACGAACAGATGTTGAAAAACAACTTGCCGAAATATGGCAGGAACTGATGGGACTTGAAAAGATCAGCATTTTTGATAATTTCTTTGCCCTGGGCGGACGTTCGCTGGTTGCAGTACAGATCATGGCGCGGATTGAAAAAGTTACCGGCAAACGCCTGCCGCTGGCTACTCTTTTTGAGCATTCGACCATCGAAAAATTAGCATTAAGGCTAAATGTTGATGCAAAATCAATTACCTGGGAATCATTGGTGCCCATTAAACCGAAAGGTTCAAAAATGCCACTGTATATCGTCCATGGGGCTGGCTTAAACGTATTGTTATTCAATGCGCTCGCCATGAATATGGATGAAGAACAACCGGTGTACGGACTGCAGGCCAAAGGCCTTAACGGCATTGATGAGCCGCTGGATGTGATGGAAGACATTGCGGGCAATTATATTGCAGAGATCATAGCCCAAAATCCCACAGGCCCCTACGCGCTGGCAGGATACTCCCTGGGCGGCACCATCGCTTACGAGATGGCCCACCAGTTAACGCAAATGGGTAAAGAAGTAAAAATGCTGGCAGTATTTGATACTTATGCCAAACAAACCGATATCTACGATCCCGCTTTTAAAAGAACGGTTAACCGGATCTGGCTTTTTATCATGAAATTCCTTTATAGTTTTGTTTTATTTGCGCAGGACCCTAAAAGAACATTCGAATATAAAACCACGGTTATCAAACGGCGCATCATCCGGCTTTTCTGGAAGCTATCCGGAAAGGAAGAAAAACGGGAGGGTTTTTTTGCCTATGATAATGAGATTGATGAGGCCAGTGCTAAAGCTAAACGGAATTACCTGCAAAAACCTTTAGATATTAAGGTTGACTTGTTCAGGGCGCTGAAAAGAACTTTTTACATGTCGGATTTTAAATACCTGGGATGGCGCGAGTTTGCATTAAAGGGGGTAAATGTGCATGACATCCCGGGCGAGCACAATACTATTTTCGCCCCGCCAAATGATAAAGAGTTTGCCGTAGTATTGCAGCAATGCCTCGACAGGGTATCCGAATCCAAATCATGA
- a CDS encoding glycosyltransferase family 2 protein, translating to MKVSVITVNFNQPGVTEELLATIPAIEDLEVIVVDNGSEKDASSQLQAKYPTVKFIRSEKNLGFAGGNNLGIKQAAGDYLFL from the coding sequence ATGAAAGTATCTGTTATTACGGTAAATTTTAACCAGCCCGGGGTTACTGAAGAACTGTTAGCCACCATACCGGCTATCGAAGATCTTGAGGTAATCGTAGTTGATAACGGCAGTGAAAAAGATGCTTCATCACAATTACAGGCAAAATACCCCACCGTAAAATTCATCCGCTCCGAAAAAAATCTCGGCTTTGCCGGCGGCAATAACCTGGGCATAAAACAAGCTGCCGGAGACTATCTTTTTTTGTAA
- a CDS encoding glycosyltransferase family 2 protein — protein sequence MIQYAGYTPLNYYTGRNSCIGLRENDEGQYDHITAPTAYCHGAAMMVRKTAIEKAGIMNENFFLYYEELDWGEHIKRAGYQAWVCTDALIYHKESVSVGKNSRLKEYFMNRNRILFIRRNAPFFKKIIFYFYFILMVVPRNVVNYIKAKNYNYISALIQAVWWNLTHNKNSKDLGYH from the coding sequence ATGATACAGTACGCGGGCTATACCCCACTGAATTATTATACCGGGCGTAACAGTTGTATTGGCCTGCGCGAAAACGATGAAGGACAATACGACCATATTACCGCCCCTACTGCCTATTGCCACGGCGCAGCCATGATGGTAAGAAAAACAGCTATTGAAAAAGCCGGTATAATGAATGAAAATTTCTTTTTATACTATGAAGAACTTGACTGGGGCGAACATATCAAACGGGCGGGTTACCAGGCCTGGGTTTGTACTGATGCACTCATCTATCATAAAGAATCGGTTTCTGTCGGCAAAAACAGCAGGCTGAAGGAATATTTTATGAACCGCAACCGGATATTGTTTATCCGCCGGAATGCCCCTTTTTTTAAGAAAATTATTTTCTATTTTTATTTTATACTGATGGTTGTACCACGCAATGTGGTCAACTACATTAAGGCGAAAAACTACAATTATATATCTGCCCTTATTCAAGCTGTCTGGTGGAATCTGACCCACAATAAAAACAGCAAAGATTTGGGATACCATTAA
- a CDS encoding glycosyltransferase family 2 protein, whose protein sequence is MKLTFWLSLFVIFYTFMGYGILLYIIIRLRRLIKGKPATVTPLNNLLPQCTLVVAAYNEEHFIEEKIKNCLELKYPPGKLKFVIITDGSTDKTVEIVKHYPQIQLLHQDTRAGKIAAVHRAMEFVDTEIVVFTDANTFLNPEAIINICRHYTDETVGAVAGEKRVQIDENADASAAGEGFYWKYESALKKWDSELYSVVGAAGELFSVRRSLYRDVEPDTVLDDFMISMLIALQGYRIVYEPQAYALETASENVTEELKRKIRIAAGGIQSILRLKSLFNPFRYPVLSFQYISHRVLRWTVTPFLLILVFVLNVLLALRPDDIFFKVILVGEVFFYALALTGFIMEKRQIRIKVLFIPYYFCVMNYAVLMGIIRFFTKKQSAMWEKAQRKQ, encoded by the coding sequence ATGAAACTTACTTTTTGGTTAAGCTTGTTTGTTATTTTCTATACTTTTATGGGATATGGCATCCTGTTATACATTATTATCAGGTTAAGGAGGTTGATAAAAGGTAAACCGGCCACGGTTACCCCGTTAAATAATTTGCTGCCGCAATGCACCCTGGTAGTGGCCGCCTATAATGAGGAGCATTTTATTGAAGAAAAAATAAAAAACTGCCTTGAGTTAAAGTATCCGCCGGGAAAATTGAAATTTGTAATAATTACAGACGGTTCGACTGATAAAACGGTTGAAATTGTAAAGCATTACCCCCAGATCCAACTTTTGCACCAGGATACCCGGGCCGGTAAAATTGCTGCGGTACACCGTGCCATGGAATTTGTAGATACCGAAATAGTTGTTTTTACGGATGCCAATACCTTTTTGAACCCCGAAGCGATCATCAATATCTGCAGGCATTATACCGATGAAACAGTTGGCGCTGTAGCCGGTGAAAAAAGGGTGCAGATAGACGAAAACGCCGACGCCAGCGCGGCAGGCGAAGGTTTTTACTGGAAATATGAATCGGCTTTGAAGAAATGGGATTCTGAATTGTATTCGGTGGTTGGAGCCGCCGGGGAACTGTTTAGTGTAAGACGTTCGCTATACAGGGATGTTGAGCCAGATACGGTACTGGATGATTTTATGATCTCGATGCTGATCGCTTTACAGGGCTACCGTATTGTATATGAACCACAAGCCTATGCGCTGGAGACCGCATCAGAAAATGTAACTGAAGAGTTGAAAAGAAAAATCAGGATCGCCGCCGGTGGCATCCAATCTATTTTACGCCTAAAAAGCCTTTTTAACCCGTTTAGATACCCGGTTCTATCATTTCAGTACATCAGCCACCGGGTTTTAAGGTGGACGGTTACACCATTCCTGCTTATCCTGGTATTTGTTTTAAATGTGCTTTTAGCATTGCGCCCTGATGATATTTTCTTTAAGGTAATATTGGTTGGCGAGGTATTTTTTTACGCACTTGCCCTCACCGGCTTTATTATGGAAAAAAGGCAGATCCGTATCAAAGTGCTTTTTATCCCCTATTATTTTTGCGTAATGAACTATGCCGTGCTGATGGGCATCATCCGTTTCTTCACCAAAAAACAAAGCGCCATGTGGGAAAAAGCCCAACGAAAGCAATAA
- a CDS encoding glycoside hydrolase family 3 N-terminal domain-containing protein, with protein MKIKLTTLVYLLVCLSFLPVFLKAQDKLVYKDPSQPIDSRVKDLVSRLTLEEKVSLLGYQSKAVPRLGIPAYNWWNEALHGVARAGEATIFPQAIGMAATFNDDLLKQESTIISTEARAKYNLAVAKDKRIQYMGLTFWTPNINIFRDPRWGRGQETYGEDPFLTATMGSAFVKGMQGDDPRYLKASATAKHFAVHSGPEATRDKFDAIVDEKDLRETYLYAFHTLVTNGVESVMSAYNRVNGMPNSINKMLLSDILRKEWGFKGHVVTDCGALNDVYETHKTLPGPVETAAAAIKAGIDLDCSTVLQEDAINAVKKGLLTEKEIDGALSRILRTEFKLGFYDDPTLNPYHAYGADSVHNDAHIALARKAAQQSMVLLKNDNNILPLNKNTLGSMMVIGPNAGAIDPMVGNYHGTSGKVVNFVEGITKTLGPGTRVEYDLGCDYKDTVHFGGTWAAGNAEATIAVIGLSPVLEGEAGDAFLSESGGDKKSLSLPASEIKFMKELRKSCQHKPIIAVITAGSDVDIDAIAPYADAVIMAWYPGEQGGNALADLVFGDVSPSGHLPLTFYKALSNVPDYSDYNMKGRTYRYYNGPMQYPFGFGLSYTTFNYELKNGPKEKYKLKDTITTDIQVKNTGNMDGDEVVQAYIEYPQIDRMPVKELKTFKRVSVTKGGTQTVSIKIPVGELQKWDMSTHSWKLYPGNYKLVLGSSSADEKLGLTFSVNK; from the coding sequence ATGAAAATTAAATTAACAACGCTTGTCTATCTACTGGTTTGCCTGTCATTTTTACCGGTTTTTTTAAAAGCCCAGGATAAATTAGTTTATAAAGACCCATCTCAACCCATCGATTCCCGCGTAAAAGACCTGGTATCCCGATTAACCTTAGAAGAAAAAGTTTCCCTGCTTGGTTACCAGAGTAAAGCCGTACCACGGTTGGGCATCCCTGCCTACAACTGGTGGAACGAAGCGCTGCACGGCGTTGCAAGGGCAGGCGAGGCTACTATTTTTCCGCAGGCTATTGGCATGGCGGCTACGTTTAATGACGACCTGCTTAAACAGGAATCAACCATCATATCTACTGAAGCAAGGGCGAAATATAACCTGGCCGTAGCCAAAGATAAACGCATTCAATACATGGGACTTACCTTCTGGACGCCCAATATCAATATCTTCCGCGACCCACGCTGGGGCAGGGGACAGGAGACTTATGGCGAGGACCCGTTTTTAACCGCTACCATGGGTTCGGCGTTTGTAAAGGGTATGCAGGGCGATGATCCGCGCTATTTAAAAGCATCGGCAACAGCCAAACATTTTGCAGTACACAGTGGCCCCGAAGCTACAAGGGATAAGTTTGATGCTATAGTTGATGAAAAAGACCTGCGCGAAACATATTTGTATGCCTTCCACACGCTGGTAACCAATGGCGTTGAATCGGTAATGAGCGCCTATAACCGTGTTAACGGTATGCCCAATTCTATCAACAAAATGTTGCTGAGCGATATTTTAAGGAAGGAGTGGGGTTTTAAAGGCCATGTAGTTACCGATTGCGGCGCGCTTAATGATGTTTACGAAACACATAAAACATTGCCCGGCCCGGTGGAAACGGCCGCTGCGGCCATTAAAGCAGGCATCGACCTGGATTGTTCTACTGTTTTGCAGGAGGACGCGATTAATGCGGTAAAAAAGGGTTTGTTGACCGAAAAAGAGATCGACGGCGCCCTTTCGCGCATTTTGCGCACCGAATTTAAACTCGGTTTTTATGACGACCCGACATTGAACCCTTACCATGCCTACGGCGCCGATAGTGTACACAATGATGCTCACATTGCATTGGCTCGTAAAGCGGCACAGCAAAGTATGGTGCTCCTCAAAAATGACAACAATATCTTACCATTGAATAAAAACACGCTGGGCAGCATGATGGTGATCGGCCCTAATGCGGGTGCAATTGACCCAATGGTAGGCAATTACCATGGTACCAGCGGTAAAGTAGTAAACTTTGTAGAAGGGATCACAAAAACGCTTGGCCCAGGTACACGGGTGGAATATGATTTGGGCTGCGATTATAAAGATACTGTACATTTTGGCGGGACCTGGGCAGCCGGCAATGCCGAAGCAACAATAGCGGTGATTGGCCTGTCGCCGGTATTGGAAGGCGAAGCCGGGGATGCCTTTCTTTCGGAATCAGGCGGTGATAAAAAGAGTTTAAGCCTGCCGGCGAGCGAAATTAAGTTTATGAAGGAATTGCGCAAAAGCTGCCAGCATAAACCAATCATTGCGGTGATAACTGCCGGCAGTGATGTAGATATCGACGCTATTGCCCCTTATGCTGATGCCGTGATCATGGCCTGGTATCCGGGTGAGCAAGGCGGCAACGCGCTTGCGGATCTTGTTTTTGGCGATGTTTCGCCATCCGGCCATTTGCCGCTTACTTTTTATAAGGCCTTAAGCAATGTGCCAGATTATAGTGACTATAACATGAAAGGCCGCACCTATCGTTATTACAATGGCCCGATGCAATACCCGTTTGGTTTCGGGTTGAGTTATACAACTTTCAATTATGAGCTAAAAAACGGACCCAAAGAAAAATATAAACTAAAGGATACCATCACTACAGATATCCAGGTAAAAAACACAGGTAATATGGATGGAGATGAAGTGGTGCAGGCCTATATCGAGTATCCGCAAATTGACCGCATGCCGGTTAAAGAGCTAAAAACCTTTAAAAGAGTTTCGGTAACCAAAGGCGGCACGCAAACCGTTAGTATAAAAATACCGGTAGGGGAACTTCAAAAATGGGATATGTCAACCCATAGCTGGAAATTATACCCTGGAAATTATAAACTGGTTTTGGGCAGCAGCTCTGCGGATGAGAAATTGGGATTAACGTTTTCAGTGAACAAATAA